From Perca flavescens isolate YP-PL-M2 chromosome 19, PFLA_1.0, whole genome shotgun sequence:
TTTAACAAAGTTTACAACGCCATTAGGTATGTTTTGTTCAGTTTAATTGAAAATCAAAGTAAGATGAGCAATTTCAAGTTCTTGTTTTTACAGTGAACAAAACTCAAAGATTTagagacagaaaatacaaagagttaatataaaatatagattattaAATGAAAAGGTCCACAAAGTAAGAAAAGATAATGTTAAACTACGAATAATACAAAAGAATATGTATAAGGCAGacaaataatgataataatgggaacacatttttaacagaTCATTCTCAACACAAGGCTCACATTCTTTCATTTGGAGCTTTTGACCAAATTCCACAGCCTTCTTCAGCTCTTAAACTTCCCCCTGAATCCAACCAGCTGTTTTAATGTGACTGAAGTGTCAGACTGAAATCTGATCCACTGAAGAAGCCTGTGGGATACAGTTCAAAGCAGAGAGTTAAAACTATTTACATGAATGACAGGACTACCCCTTCAAAGGGAGGGAGTGTAATATGTAGTCGTAGCCAGGATAACATCCATGGATTCAGAAGATCAAGTTACTGCTGGTCAGCCTTCAATGTGGAGAGAAGATCAGAATATAACAACACAGCTATCAGggcatgaggaggaggcaggaggaaacagcttggctcggaataggcctgtcacgataacagattttgctggacgataaattgtcccagaaattattgcgataaacgataatattgttgTTCTGaaaccattttcatctaatataatgataatggcacaataatgcaggtacaccttttcaaagatcaataaacttttatttctaaaggaGTATTTAACagtggaactggaagacattttaaatctcCACAATATttctttgatctcctttagtatgtcgtctttcacgctgtTTGTGACACGTATGTTCTCCCAGGCAATTCGTACTGGCTGTCAAATGTTGCAGCATTCCTCGAGTGTTTGTGCGATAGACTACAGACTCTGTGCTatatttaacaattatttatgaaACACTAAATAtgaaatttaaataatatataatttataaattatatttatctatATGTtgccacatggcgagtaaatgttcaaatagttattcattttggcgaaggtgcaGCTATTTtcttctgacacacacacacaaacacacacacgagacCAGCCACCACATTACTTCTGTTTACTGATAGCTATCGTTTACCTCAGGCTAATTCATTTGCCTCTGACACACTGACAGTGGCCGGAAAAATTATCGAGCTAATTCTTTTTTAGCGTGAGATTAATTGATTTAATGACTATCGCGACAGGCCTAGCTCTGAAACATGTTCACAACGAtgcagtgtgaatgcgctggtgaGTTTTAAGGTTACAACCCCGAGAAAAACTTTTACCGCATTGATCACACccgtacggcttctctccagtgtgaatgcgctggtgaGATTTAAGGCCACCACTTTGAgaaaaagttttcccacattgttcacagccgtacggcttctctccagtgtgaatgcgctgaTGTTTTTTAAGGGCACTACTTCCAGGAAaggttttcccacattgttcacaccagtatggcttctctccagtgtgaatgcgccgGTGAGATTTAAGGCTACCACTTTGAgaaaaagttttcccacattgatTACAGccgtacggcttctctccagtgtgaatgcgctgaTGTTTTTTAAGGGCACTACTTCCAGGAAaggttttcccacattgttcacaccagtacggcttctctccagtgtgaatgcgctggtgaGATTTAAGGTTGTCACCACGAGAAAAAGTTTCActacattgatcacagctgtaggGCTTCTcgccagtgtgaatgcgctggtgaGATTTAAGGTTACTACGTTGAGAAAACGTTTcaccacattgttcacacccgTATGGCTTTTCTCCAGTGTGTATGTGCTGGTGAGATTTAAGGTGACCACTATGAGAAAAGGTTTGCCCACAatgatcacagctgtacggcttctctccagtgtgaatacGTTGATGTGTTTTAAAGTGTCCCTGTCGTGTGAAAGCTGTCCCACATAGATCACATCGGTAAGGTTTGTCTCCAGTGTGAAATCTCTGATGAATCTTTAAAGAGGCTGATGTTGTGAAGGATTTGTCACAGTGCTGACAGTGGTGACGTTTgactcctcttcctctcggTTTCTatcaacagacagaaaaacagagagtGAGTTAGTAAGGTGCCATGCTGTAGCGATCTATCTTAAACATGAAACAATATTTAGAGAACATAGTTTGACTGATGCATTACTTTTCATAAGTATCTGCCGACATCCCCATTATGGAGTCGCATTATGTGGAATGTAAGATCCAGTGTTGGTtaatttgtgataaataaactacttttgattaatatacagtatgtgtggccTCCCTCACTGTTGCCAACCTTTAGCCAGGTGGTAACAAATGGGTGATCATCCAGAATTGTTAGAAACTTGCACTGGTATCTGTAGGGGTTATCAGGTTGTCTTTATGTTGCTGGACTAGCTCTACTCCAGCAGAgtgtttatatttcttttcCTGGACTGTTATGTCAGTTGGAACCATTGTCCCTGATAGGCATTAGCAATGAGGGGCACCATTGACCTTTTGTTTTACGTTGTTGtttttcctaaatccaactTGTATCGCCAGCAGTGTTGGGCAGTAACGATACTAGTTTAACTACTTCTCAATAGCGTCACGGTTTTCTGAATTAAACAGCTTTTCACCAATCAGTACACCATTGTTTACTGAATGTGTGGCCTCAGGAGTGGCCCTAGATCAAACACttcaaatttggtacagattgCATGGGCAGTTCTTATAGAGATATATACTTTTTGTATGTGGGATGAAAAAGGAGGATTCTCATTGATAGTATTTAATTTGGATGAGATACACTAAGGTTTGTTTGGTTCTCTATCTACAATTTGTTTTTGTAGATATTAGGTCAACACTTGAAAACCACCGTTACTCTCTGCTCTACCACGGCGCTTCTCAGTTGCTGCGTGCAAAtccctccgcccaagtagcagttttttgccttctgagaatatagttcccagtttagaTAAGGTTAGAAGggggctgtgtctcatgtgaccttgttatttgtacacgctgtgactatacaaatcacaacatggaaataggaaaatgttggcgttattttggcACTTATTTGCAGCAGTACTGCTCTACTAAGGCACAAAACCTTAACTCACCAGAGTGTGAAACTGAGAAGaaatactttaaaaagttaTCTTAATGTCCTGACAATTAAGTTATTAGGTATAATATTgtaattttcacattttgtaaTGCATACCTGTATTAATCtattaacaaaaaaagtttaactcaaatttgacctttgacccttttTCGGAAGTTACTGTATTCTGCCTTAGCATTGACCACAAAATCGGTCATACCAAGGCTAAAGAccttaacttttattttatagcaCAATGTTATGATAATCATGATACATTTTACTTCAAATGTAATACTAACCCTATTGGACTCACTATGATAAAAATGGCTCAACATTTATCAACATCATatgaaaatatatcaatatgttttttgtatttcatacTCATACGAGTACCACACAGGGAGTCGCATGATCGATTCCCCACACTCTCTGACAGAAGTCAGAATTAAGCACTGAGAGTTAGAGATGGGCGATAGAGACGATATGCAATAGAAACGATAGAGATTTTAATTATATTGCACTATCGCTATAATTCATGTTGATGAATCTACCCGCGAAGTTTAGAGCCACAAGCTGCAACGCGTCATCGTCATCTTCAGTAAACATGACTAAAAGTGAAACAAGGAGCTGGTGAAAAAGACCGGTGCAACATCCGTTATTTGGACTTGGTTTGGATTTAAGCCGCTACAACGGACCTGTGGTCGAGCCGTACCACGGAGCCTTTCATCGGCCTGACCattcactatatatatatatatatatatatatatatctatatatatatctatatatctatatctatcatGGAGCAATCAGTTACCAACACGTTTATAGTGGACACTATACAACAACTGAAAGCTGAAATGTTATCACACGCAAAAATGGACAATATTCAGTCAAGTTTAATGTTGATTCATGGCTCTCTGATAAAAACTAGGCGACCATGTAGCGGAGCTTGAACATAGGATCAGCTCCAATGAGGACAACTTATCAGACATACAAAAACGCTTGAATTCACTTGAAGTGAAAACGTAAATTTGCGGGATAAACTGGATGATGCTCAAAACCAAAGCAGGGCCTACAATCTTTGCTTCATTCATGTGCCTGAAAAAGCGGAGGGTAAAAACATCCATGGATTCATCGGCGGCCTAATCCAGCAGCTTCTGGGTGAGGAGAGTTTTCTAGTACTTCCAGCTCTAGAGCGGGTTCACCGCTCCCCTATGCAACAGTAACAGAACCAGAAGAATTTTGCTCCGAGGCCTATCCTGGTGAAACTCCTCAGTCTTCAGGATAGGTTTAAAATCCTACAACTTGCCCGTGAAAAAGAAGAACTTAAGTACAATGACAAACGTGTTCATATCTTCCCGAATTTCAGTACCAGTCTTCTCCAAAAGCGTTGGGAGTTTGATGATATCAAAAAGAAACTCTGAACTGGACATTAAAGGTAAAGGTTTGTAAAtatttgtgttatatatatatatgaaacatGGCTGAATAGTATATCTGATGCAGATGTTAAACTTGATGGTTATACTCTGTATAGAGCAGACAGGTGTACTCGTGGTGGGGGAGTAGCCACCTATATCTCTTCTCATTTATCTTCCGAACTCATTATGCCAAAGGAGATGGCTGTACATTTTGAATGCTTATTTGTTAATATTGCTTTTCATGAAAACAAGCAGATAATTATAGGTAACATCTATAGACCTCCTAATTCCCCTGTTGAATTGACAAATTGTATTCTTGCTACTATTAAGTCTTTAGACTATGCAAATTAATTGATTTTACTGGGTGATTTCAATCATAATTTGCTTGATCGCTCATCTTTCCATGAGAAAAACTTATTTAATGGTCTAAACCTTACTCAACTCGTTACTGATCCGACCAGGGTGACTAATAAGTCTAAGTCTCTTCTGGACTGGATCTTGGTTACCCATGCAAATAGAATATCTCAATCTGGAGTATTATCTGATTGTTTTAGTGATCACTcaattgttttttgtgtttggaaAATAAGACTACCCCATCTGCCATTTAAAGTAATTACGATAAGACAGTGTAAAAAACTAAACCCAGATGCTTTCATTCAAGATTTAATAAGCATTAACTGTTCTAGATTTCAAATGTTCCCTTATGTTGAAGATGTCGGGAACTTTTTTCTGTCAGAGGTTCTTAAAGTCATAGATAGGCATGCACCTTGGACATCTGTTAAGGTCAAGGGGAGTCATTTACCTTGGATTAACAGtgatttaatacatttatttaaacaacgAGATAAAGCCTGGGGCAGATACCACATGACAAAGGACGCTGCTGATTGGTCTGAATATAAGACCTGAATATATTGTACAACCAAAACAAGGAATGCAAAATCAAATTATTATGAATATTCTTCATCAGATGACATCAAAAACCCTTAGCAATTCTGGAAGAAACTTAACTCTTTAACAAAACCAATAAAAGTCTTTCTGCCAAACTTAGAATGAACATTATTACTGACCCTATGCCAATGGCCAATGCTCTCAATCATCATGTTTCCCCTGTTGTTCTCTGAGCTCTCCTATTCTAGCATAACAAATACTGTGAACAATGGctcattctcattttcatttattcatcCCTCTGATGTCCAACAGGCAatctcagaaaaaaataatcttctAATGGTGCTGGTCCGGACATTAAGTTTATTAAGCTTTCTTCCCACGTCCAAGCATTTCCACTATGTGacttatttaatttatcactaTCCACTCGCATAATTCCATTAATGTTGAAATTCGAAAAAGTAACACCACTACACAAAGGTGGTGACTCACTTGATGTCAACAATTATAGGCCAATCTCCATAATTAGTAATGTAGCTAAGATATTCGAAAAGCTTATTTTTAGGCAATTGTCTAAATATATTGACTTCTCCCTCTTGAGTCGAAATCAGTCTGCATTTAGACCTAATCATTCTACAACAGCCCTTACATTATTTACCAATGATATTTTTTCTGCACAAGATAACAGGTCTACTGGTGCAATTTTTATTGACCTCACTAAGACGTTTGACATGGTCAATCATTATATTCTTCTTGATAAACTATATGCTATTGGTCTTTCCAAATCAGCTGTTCTCTGGTTTAATGCATATCTTCATTACAGACGTCAAAGCGTGTCTCTTAATGCTGCTCTCTCCCAGCCTAGAATAATTGAAACAGGTGTCCCTCAGGGTTCTTCCCTAGGGCcccttttattttagatttttataaataatctaCCACAAATATCTTTAGACTGTCAGATCCATctatatgcagatgacacagtTATGCATACATCTAAACATCTGCAATCTGCTTCTATTGAATAAAAAGAAGTGCTATAGCATGTTTTTTGCAACGAGATCTGCACTCCATAAGCAAAATAACTCTCTTGAGGTTAAATTCCTGGATGGTACACCTCTAGAGAGTGTTGAGGAGTTTAAATATCTTGGCCTTAGGCTCCATCCCAACTTACCTTCAGACATGCCTTTGTATCACATCAGTCATATTGACTccattgtggaaaaaaataaactgtagctTAAGAATGTTATACTGCTCAATTAATTGTTTTACAAAACAGATTAGATTAAAAATTATTACTCAACTATTATTGCCTATAGTTGATTATGTGGATGTTGTTCATCAGAACACAGCCAAAATCAATCTTAAACCTTTGAATATGATTTATAATAGTCTCTGCAGATTTGTCATTTGAATTTTCTTTCACAAAATGCTAGACGTCAGTTTCACTGGTTGCAGTTTGTtcataaatgcatttttttgaaaCTACCCGTCCTATCTGAGACACTTGATTTTATATCAATCATCCTATAGTTTAAGAGATACTgaccacctttttttttttctctgtaccACATATATCCAAAGAAATTGGGAGGACAGCCTTTCAATTTAAAGCCCCTTGAATTGGAATGGCTTAACTAGTTCTTTTAGATCTATCTCCTCTTTTCACCAGTTTAAGATGGCTCTTCTTAATTATTTGCATATAATCTGCAACTGTTTTCCTCATGcttggtatttttatt
This genomic window contains:
- the LOC114574085 gene encoding zinc finger protein 239-like, translating into MSSPQKKPRGRGVKRHHCQHCDKSFTTSASLKIHQRFHTGDKPYRCDLCGTAFTRQGHFKTHQRIHTGEKPYSCDHCGQTFSHSGHLKSHQHIHTGEKPYGCEQCGETFSQRSNLKSHQRIHTGEKPYSCDQCSETFSRGDNLKSHQRIHTGEKPYWCEQCGKTFPGSSALKKHQRIHTGEKPYGCNQCGKTFSQSGSLKSHRRIHTGEKPYWCEQCGKTFPGSSALKKHQRIHTGEKPYGCEQCGKTFSQSGGLKSHQRIHTGEKPYGCDQCGKSFSRGCNLKTHQRIHTASL